Part of the Sporomusa termitida genome, CACCTGCTAACTAGTCATTAGTAGGTATAGTATGGCTTAGAGTGGCAACAGGTTATTCAGCGCTCAATATATTGAACGCTGACCGGGAGATGGGCCAGTATCTTATGCACTTCACCGGCTGTATCCGGTGTTGCCCGGATAACCAGGATACCGGCAAAACGGTCCAGTGTACTGACTACCCCCAGATATTCGTATCCTTCCATGACCCGGTTAATAAAATTAACATTCCTGGGT contains:
- a CDS encoding DUF4911 domain-containing protein; the encoded protein is MSNLIYIQVEPRNVNFINRVMEGYEYLGVVSTLDRFAGILVIRATPDTAGEVHKILAHLPVSVQYIER